In a genomic window of Diorhabda carinulata isolate Delta chromosome 8, icDioCari1.1, whole genome shotgun sequence:
- the LOC130896904 gene encoding E3 ubiquitin-protein ligase ariadne-1-like — MNVDDDNIYDDSGNETSGDDVDFVIEVDNASHTKELQSYDEEYQYEVLSTDDIVQHMIDCIKEVNVVVQIPATVTRILLNYFHWDKEKLMEKFFDGNQDELFKEAHVINPFKKVNVAKRKIANKALGTEECDICFMVFSPNQMTGLECGHRFCYQCWNEYLTTKIMEEGVGQTIACAAHNCPILVDDQTAMRLLKDPRVKLKYQHLITNSFVECNRLLRWCPSPDCSYAVKVAYVEAKPVACRCGNVFCFACGENWHDPVKCGLLKKWQKKCDDDSETSNWIAANTKECPKCNATIEKDGGCNHMVCKNQSCKADFCWVCLGPWEPHGSSWYNCNRYDEDEAKAARDAQEKSRAALQRYLFYCNRYMNHMQSLKFEHKLYASVKDKMEEMQHHNMSWIEVQFLKKAVDILCQCRQTLMYTYVFAYYLKKNNQSVIFEDNQKDLERATELLSEYLERDITQENLIDIKQKVQDKYRYCDGRRMALLDHVHEGYEKDWWVYSE, encoded by the exons atgaacGTTGACGATGATAATATCTACGACGATTCAGGAAATGAGACAAGTGGCGATGATGTTGATTTTGTTATTGAGGTAGACAATGCGTCGCATACCAAGGAACTGCAAAGCTACGATGAAGAATATCAATATGAAGTACTATCAACTGACGATATAGTGCAACATATGATTGATTGCATCAAGGAAGTTAACGTTGTAGTACAAATACCTGCAACTGTTACTAGAATACTTTTAAATTACTTCCATTGGGACAAAGAAAAACTTATGGAGAAGTTCTTTGATGGCAATCAAGATGAACTTTTTAAG gAAGCCCATGTTATAAATCCATTCAAGAAAGTAAATGTAGCCAAACGCAAAATAGCAAATAAAGCTCTGGGAACTGAAGAATGTGATATATGTTTTATGGTTTTCTCACCTAACCAAATGACTGGACTTGAATGCGGACATAGATTTTGTTATCAATGTTGGAATGAGTATTTAACAACTAAAATAATGGAAGAAGGTGTTGGTCAAACTATAGCTTGTGCAGCTCATAATTGCCCCATTTTAGTAGACGATCAAACTGCTATGAGGCTGTTGAAAGATCCCAGGGTGAAGCTCAAGTACCAACATCTTATTACAAATAGTTTTGTAGAATGTAATAGGTTGTTAAGATGGTGCCCAAGTCCAGATTGTAGTTATGCTGTTAAG GTAGCTTATGTAGAGGCAAAACCAGTAGCTTGCCGGTGCGGCAATGTATTTTGTTTTGCTTGTGGTGAAAACTGGCACGATCCTGTCAAGTGTGGTTTACtgaaaaaatggcaaaaaaaaTGTGATGACGATTCTGAAACATCAAATTGGATAGCTGCAAACACAAAAGAATGTCCAAAATGTAATGCGACAATAGAAAAAGATGGAGGCTGTAATCATATGGTATGCAAAAATCAAAGCTGCAAAGCAGACTTCTGTTGGGTGTGTCTTGGACCCTGGGAACCACATGGTAGTTCATGGTATAATTGTAACAG GTATGATGAAGATGAAGCTAAAGCTGCTAGAGACGCACAAGAAAAATCCAGAGCAGCCCTCCAGAGGTATTTATTTTACTGCAATCGTTACATGAACCACATGCAATCCCTAAAGTTTGAACACAAACTCTATGCTTCAGTTAAAGATAAAATGGAAGAAATGCAACATCACAACATGAGTTGGATAGAGgtacaatttctaaaaaaagcTGTTGATATACTCTGCCAATGTAGACAAACACTCATGTACACTTATGTATTTGCttattatttaaagaaaaacaatCAATCTGTGATATTTGAAGATAACCAAAAAGATCTGGAAAGAGCCACTGAGCTTCTTAGCGAATACCTCGAAAGGGACATAACTCAAGAAAATTTAATAGATATAAAGCAAAAAGTTCAAGATAAATATAGATATTGTGATGGCCGAAGAATGGCATTGTTAGATCACGTTCATGAAGGTTACGAGAAGGATTGGTGGGTTTAtagtgaataa
- the LOC130897226 gene encoding 26S proteasome regulatory subunit 10B: MTQMDAEREKSLQEYRKKLLEHKEVESRLKEMREQLKDLTKQYDKSENDLKALQSMGQIVGEVLKQLTEEKFIVKATNGPRYVVGCRRQLDKSKLKAGTRVALDMTTLTIMRYLPREVDPLVYNMSHEDPGDVTYAAIGGLSEQIRELREVIELPLLNPELFMRVGITPPKGCLLYGPPGTGKTLLARAVASQLDANFLKVVSSAIVDKYIGESARLIREMFNYAKDHQPCIIFMDEIDAIGGRRFSEGTSADREIQRTLMELLNQMDGFDSLGQVKMIMATNRPDTLDPALLRPGRLDRKIEIPLPNEQARLEILKIHALPIAKHGEIDYEAIVKLSDTFNGADLRNVCTEAGLFAIRAEREYVIQEDFMKAVRKVADNKKLESKLDYKPV, encoded by the exons atgACTCAAATGGATGCTGAACGTGAGAAAAGTCTTCAAGAATACCGGAAAAAACTATTAGAACACAAAGAAGTTGAGTCTAGGTTGAAAGAAA tGCGAGAACAGCTAAAAGATTTGACAAAACAATATGATAAATCAGAAAACGATCTCAAAGCTTTGCAGAGCATGGGCCAAATTGTTGGAGAAGTATTGAAACAACTAACTGAAGAAAAAT tTATTGTCAAAGCTACTAATGGCCCTAGATATGTAGTCGGATGTCGTCGTCAATTAgataaatcaaaattgaaagCAGGTACAAGAGTTGCACTAGATATGACTACATTGACCATCATGAGATACCTACCTAGAGAGGTAGATCCTTTGGTGTACAATATGAGTCATGAAGATCCAGGTGATGTTACTTATGCTGCTATCGGTGGTTTATCTGAACAAATCAGGGAATTGAGGGAGGTGATTGAATTACCTTTACTGAATCCTGAACTGTTTATGAGAGTTGGAATAACACCGCCAAAAG GTTGTTTGTTGTATGGACCTCCTGGTACTGGAAAGACATTATTAGCTCGAGCTGTAGCATCTCAGTTAGATGCAAATTTCCTGAAAGTGGTTTCTAGTGCTATAGTTGACAAATATATTGGGGAATCTGCAAGACTTATCAGGGAAATGTTTAATTATGCAAAAGACCATCAGCCTTGTATAATATTTATGGATGAAATTGATGCCATTg GTGGGCGAAGATTTTCAGAAGGTACTTCAGCTGATAGAGAAATTCAAAGAACACTCATGGAATTATTGAATCAAATGGACGGTTTTGATTCTCTGGGGCAG gtGAAAATGATTATGGCAACCAACAGACCTGATACATTGGATCCTGCTTTATTACGTCCTGGCAGGTTggatagaaaaatagaaattccaTTGCCAAATGAGCAAGCACGTCTtgagattttgaaaattcatgCCCTTCCTATTGCCAAGCATGGTGAAATTGATTATGAAGCTATAGTTAAATTATCTGATACATTTAATGGTGCTGATTTGAG aaatGTTTGTACTGAAGCAGGTTTGTTTGCAATAAGAGCTGAAAGAGAATATGTTATACAAGAAGACTTCATGAAAGCAGTTAGAAAAGTAGCAGATAACAAGAAACTTGAGAGTAAATTAGATTATAAACCAGTGTAa
- the LOC130897225 gene encoding protein MMS22-like, which yields MNGYLFSCEKNNDMCLYGDFRSYFENIDVQKQEVNMYIGNNVYHLEGIVEEIDVIVGLVQREWFLFQEIALHDVIFNTEEIFYAREFINKALTGIKQSLQICNFPNRKDRYKKKVFEEIKCIVNSVIHINRLHDDFVVKLSSWKDNDAKNPVYQYFHTFLEIQYYILFLNYICEPPDCVMDEFIEVIMNNFIQLSKKNYQRQTGKVFVCHCVKNFWLLLQFYLEKSKDGEQFWKIFNKILEQEDSVFSLWILVEISKLHLKNESLLDEGNLCHRIRPNYDLLLNKLKNLLLDADSDMLLNVFKILTPLLTDYWLKHARIDIYQIIWDFYSKKLNISNKNYSNLSALEIKASINNIISSPDECKEDFEIFLGILNCHLREYPSHWGKMKGRIYSQLGPHKLKELNHIGIVHVMFLFASLSNLNYEELLKKIVSFLEAISQEKRNDPLIWNVFTAFIFMQVQRGLSIEKTSPLLLTWIQEASLDNKKFHLIKTFITNFEHILNISIHMNLHQWILLNTWLIKYLSSCYYADMTNALETLLYTLGKVESPDSWSVWCSSFQNYVYPMLKQISPSHNAPGTVGTIAGKLYFLIPHLSSEIFNYFTNDNISSQIASHFLTIVLAEYPSSCILNNLQEASVIQCWMKICLLNTQSSTKLTSIVTKLDHFPTLLKSHINSSEDSLRGFIEYLGSDIKSHIQSNSINKLCELCFGSIDKWLPQYLNHPENESVVFRIYISLSLAFLHCGSLLYNRNRSSSPLTKLMHCLLFPSDFLLGKTPHEYVINSIKKTWHLFYEALVKLKTDSDVFLERSLRDLITKYIPYFPTTDSPIVKCLENDITAETVLEKICNCYFKHPVKERDNNLSKVIKILNDTIQSTTSVPLLKLIITKTLCGLFELVIFHPQRSLAINLIKTIIQSPLYPHVKLEFSTCVISTTEKHLNFNAINYFQLMYILAKFIPTDVKDVLKEIGQQVANVERLRGVGYDINLRSQLEKLENAVNIT from the exons ATGAACGGATATTTGTTTagttgtgaaaaaaataatgatatgtGTCTCTATGGTGATTTTAggtcatattttgaaaatattgacgtTCAAAAACAGGAAGTAAACATGTATATTGGAAATAATGTTTATCACTTAGAAGGAATTGTAGAGGAAATTGATGTTATTGTTGGATTAGTGCAAAGAGAATggtttttatttcaagaaattgcaTTGCacgatgttatttttaatacagaagaaatattttatgcaAGAGAATTCATTAACAAAGCTTTAACTGGTATTAAACAATCACTACAAATATGTAATTTTCCTAATAGAAAAGACCGCTacaagaaaaaagtatttgaagaaataaaatgtattgttAATAGTGTTATTCACATCAATCGTTTGCATGACGATTTTGTAGTAAAATTGTCTTCGTGGAAAGATAATGATGCAAAAAATCCGGTATATCAATATTTCCacacatttttagaaatacagtattacatactatttttaaattacatttgTGAACCACCTGATTGTGTCATGGACGAGTTTATTGAAGTtataatgaacaattttatacaattaagTAAAAAGAATTATCAGAGACAAACTGGCAAAGTTTTTGTTTGCCATTGTGTAAAAAATTTCTGGTTGTTACTTCAGTTTTACTTGGAGAAAAGCAAAGATGGAGAACAATTTTGGaagattttcaacaaaatattggaACAAGAAGATTCTGTATTTTCTCTTTGGATCCTagtagaaatatcaaaattacatttaaaaaatgaatctcTTTTAGATGAAGGAAATTTATGTCATAGGATAAGACCAAATTATGATTTATTGctgaacaaattgaaaaatttactcTTAGATGCTGACTCTGATATGTTGctgaatgtttttaaaattttgactcCCTTATTAACAGATTATTGGTTAAAACATGCCAGAATtgatatatatcaaattatttgggATTTTTATAGCAAGAAGTTGaacatatcaaataaaaactattcaaatttaAGTGCATTGGAAATAAAGGCAtccataaataatataatttcctCTCCAGATGAATGCaaagaagattttgaaatatttttaggtaTTTTGAATTGTCATTTAAGAGAATACCCCAGTCATTGGGGGAAAATGAAGGGGAGAATATATTCCCAATTAGGACCCCACAAATTAAAAGAATTGAATCACATTGGAATAGTGCatgttatgtttttatttgctAGTTTAAGTAATTTGAATTATGAAGaactattgaagaaaattgtatCCTTTTTGGAAGCTATATCACAAGAAAAAAGGAATGATCCTTTGATTTGGAATGTTTTCACAGCCTTT atttttatgcAAGTACAGCGAGGCTTAAGTATAGAGAAAACATCACCATTACTTCTAACTTGGATTCAAGAAGCATCACTGGACAATAAGAAATTCCacttaataaaaacatttataaccAACTTCGAACACATTTTAAACATTAGCATTCATATGAATTTGCATCAGTGGATTTTATTAAACACCTGGTTAATAAAATATCTATCCTCATGTTACTATGCTGATATGACAAATGCGTTGGAAACTTTGCTATACACTTTGGGGAAAGTTGAAAGTCCGGATTCTTGGTCAGTCTGGTGttcttcttttcaaaattatgtttatccaatgttaaaacaaatttctcctAGCCACAACGCTCCAGGAACCGTAGGAACAATTGctggaaaattgtattttctcaTTCCACATTTATCTtcggaaattttcaattacttcACCAATGATAACATATCTTCACAGATAGCATCACATTTTTTAACTATAGTTTTGGCAGAGTATCCCAGCAGTTGTATATTAAATAACCTTCAAGAAGCTTCTGTAATTCAATGCTGGATGAAAATATGTCTTTTGAATACACAATCTTCAACCAAGTTAACAAGCATTGTCACAAAATTAGATCACTTTCCCACTCTTCTAAAATCGCATATAAACTCTTCAGAAGATTCATTAagaggttttattgaatatttaggTAGTGATATAAAAAGTCATATACAATcgaattcaattaataaattatgcGAATTATGTTTTGGGAGCATTGATAAATGGTTACCGCAATATTTAAATCATCCTGAAAACGAGTCTGTAGTTTTTAGGATATACATTTCTCTATCATTAGCATTTTTACATTGTGGGTCCCTTCTTTATAACCGAAATAGAAGCTCCAGTCCTTTAACCAAATTAATGcattgtttattatttccttccgattttttattaggaaaaaCACCTCATGAATATGTTAtaaattccattaaaaaaacATGGCATTTATTTTATGAAGCGTTAGTGAAGTTAAAAACTGATTCTGATGTATTCCTAGAAAGGAGTTTAAGAGATTTGATTACAAAGTACATACCCTATTTTCCTACTACTGATTCGCCTATAGTAAAATGTCTCGAAAATGATATAACAGCTGAAacagtattggaaaaaatttgcaATTGCTACTTCAAACACCCAGTCAAAGAACGcgataataatttatcaaaagtaataaaaatcttGAACGACACTATCCAAAGTACTACTTCTGTTCCACTATTAAAACTGATAATCACTAAAACTTTGTGTGGACTCTTTGAATTGGTCATATTCCATCCACAAAGAAGCCTAGCAATTAATCTTATTAAAACAATCATTCAATCTCCTCTTTATCCTCATGTGAAGCTGGAATTTAGTACTTGTGTTATAAGTACTACAgagaaacatttaaattttaacGCTATAAACTATTTTCAGTTGATGTATATTTTAGCGAAATTTATACCTACCGATGTTAAAGATGTGTTGAAAGAAATTGGTCAACAGGTAGCAAATGTAGAAAGGTTAAGAGGTGTTGGTTATGATATTAATCTTAGATCTCAATTAGAAAAGTTGGAAAATGCTGTAAATATAACATaa
- the LOC130896903 gene encoding gastrulation defective protein 1 homolog: MNKKISFGKISANFSQNSEKVEATGTFGTFGPPKAIQSLEDDAESQQLKNVMGISAFGKKAKSFDIKEMVAQVKATAREITKKPEESVETAEESNEESDDEDFVGPPVPDHLLPSNVEKSNSNDKKVESDASDEEAEETVDNNLFIPCTHETQMIHGTKAVTALCLDPSGARLASGSVDYDVSFWDFAGMDSSMRSFRTLQPADNHPIRGLHYSSTGDLLLVISGATQAKVIDRDGFEKLETVKGDMYITDQAKTKGHTAGLLAGTWNPITKEEFLTTSADGTVRTWDFYEGGKQHKQIIKCRAQNGLKVSPNAVNYNREGKVIACGCADGSIQLWDFRKSSVAPAKQIRKAHSPAEITSICFSHIGDNLLTRSCDGTMKLWDIRNFKQSINEVGDLYTRYDTTDAIFSPNDEVVATALSLEKGQKNGVMLFYETKSFNLIRKMQITNSHTIKIAWHPKLNQIFVGTGNGLIKCYYDERRSLRGATLCVVKHHRKAQQSEVVSSQQIITPHALPLFRQERRKTSRKQIEKDRLDPVKSKRPDLPITSGQGGRVASSGGTLSSYVIRNLGLSKRVEDDQDPREAILKYAKEAEENPYWITPAYKNTQPKPTYAENDDDEPEEKKSRTE, from the exons atgaataaaaaaattagttttggaaAAATAAGTGCAAACTTTAGTCAAAACTCTGAAAAGGTCGAAGCAACTGGTACATTTGGAACATTCGGTCCCCCTAAAGCTATAcaatcattagaagatgatgCAGAATCCCAACAGTTGAAAAATGTAATGGGTATATCTGCTTTTGGAAAGAAAGCGAAATCTTTCGATATTAAGGAAATGGTAGCACAAGTAAAGGCGACTGCCAGAGAAATTACTAAAAAACCTGAAGAATCTGTAGAAACTGCAGAAGAAAGTAATGAGGAAAGTGATGATGAAGACTTTGTAGGTCCTCCTGTTCCAGATCATTTACTTCCTAGTAATGTAGAAAAATCTAATAGTAATGATAAAAAGGTTGAGAGTGATGCTAGTGACGAAGAAGCGGAAGAAACTGTCGATAATAATCTATTTATTCCTTGTACTCATGAGACTCAAATGATACATGGAACAAAAGCTGTTACTGCCCTGTGTTTAGATCCAAGTGGCGCTCGACTTGCATCAg GTTCTGTGGATTATGATGTTAGTTTCTGGGACTTTGCTGGTATGGATTCTAGTATGAGGAGTTTTAGAACATTACAACCTGCTGACAATCATCCTATTAGAGGACTACACTATTCTAGTACAG GAGATCTGCTGCTAGTCATATCTGGTGCAACTCAAGCTAAAGTAATAGACAGAGATGgatttgaaaaacttgaaactGTAAAAGGAGATATGTATATAACAGACCAGGCAAAAACAAAGGGTCATACAGCAGGTCTGCTAGCAGGAACATGGAATCCAATTACAAAAGAAGAGTTTCTAACTACAAGTGCAGATGGAACAGTAAGAACATGGGATTTCTATGAAg GTGGTAAAcaacataaacaaataataaagtgTAGAGCTCAAAATGGTCTAAAGGTATCTCCGAATGCAGTTAATTATAACAGAGAAGGAAAAGTGATAGCTTGTGGTTGTGCTGATGGTTCTATACAACTTTGGGACTTCAGAAAAAGTTCAGTAGCCCCAGCAAAGCAAATAAGAAAGGCACATTCACCTGCAGAAATAACAAGTATATGCTTTTCTCATATTGGTGATAATCTTTTAACTAGGAGCTGTGATGGGACTATGAAGTTATGGGATATTAGAAACTTTAAACAATCTATAAATGAAGTAGGAGATTTATACACTAGGTATGATACTACCGACGCTATTTTTAGTCCTAATGATGAAGTTGTGGCTACTGCATTATCACTAGAGAAAG GTCAGAAAAATGGAGTAATGCTATTCTATGAAACGAAATCTTTCAATTTGATCAGAAAAATGCAAATAACAAATTCACATACAATCAAAATAGCTTGGCATccaaaattgaatcaaatttttgttggtACTGGAAATGGCTTGATCAAATGTTATTATGACGAAAGACGCAGCTTAAGAGGAGCTACGCTTTGTGTTGTCAAACACCATAGAAAAGCTCAGCAGTCTGAAGTTGTCAGTTCTCAACAAATTATAACACCACATGCTTTGCCATTATTCAGACAAGAACGAAGGAAAACAAGTAGGAAGCAAATTGAGAAAGATAG ATTAGATCCAGTAAAATCTAAGAGGCCAGATTTGCCTATCACCTCTGGTCAAGGTGGTAGGGTAGCTTCTAGTGGAGGTACCCTTAGCAGTTATGTTATTAGAAATTTGGGATTGAGTAAGAGAGTTGAGGATGATCAAGATCCAAGAGAAGCAATTTTGAAGTATGCAAAAGAAGCAGAAGAAAATCCTTATTGGATTACTCCTGCATACAAAAATACTCAACCAAAACCAACTTATGCTGAAAATGATGATGACGAACcggaagaaaaaaaatctagaacAGAATAA
- the LOC130897161 gene encoding mediator of RNA polymerase II transcription subunit 18 — protein MSTPGNAMDSLSAALKCNIIPNQEYLLQGSVLDQYVEVLLHRLRGLCDNVDSGPETFHDHELCFSLRINTGGTNAMPMSVFSLRVRRALDVNDTPFQLRYIGQQELGDKNRPTVVRSSIDMACSSTIIDFLTELGCRLDFEYIARGYMFRKGRMKITVSKIFKMGGSKPGESVEPISQSYLVELSVLAPSGQDAIGEDMRIFAEQLRPLVQLEKIDYKRLGNIM, from the coding sequence ATGTCAACTCCCGGAAATGCTATGGATTCTCTTAGTGCGGCTTTGAAGTGTAACATAATTCCAAATCAAGAGTACCTTTTACAGGGTTCAGTGCTGGATCAATATGTTGAAGTTCTATTACATCGTTTAAGGGGTTTATGTGACAACGTTGATAGTGGCCCGGAGACATTTCATGATCACGAACTATGTTTTTCCTTACGAATAAATACAGGAGGTACCAACGCGATGCCAATGTCCGTATTTTCCCTAAGAGTTCGTCGAGCATTAGATGTAAACGATACACCATTTCAATTACGATATATTGGACAGCAAGAGTTAGGAGATAAAAATAGACCAACAGTAGTTAGATCAAGTATTGACATGGCTTGCAGTTCTACAATAATAGACTTTTTAACTGAACTTGGTTGTAGACttgattttgaatatattgCTAGAGGATATATGTTCAGGAAAGGTAGAATGAAAATTAcagtttctaaaatttttaaaatgggtgGAAGTAAGCCTGGTGAAAGTGTTGAACCTATTTCTCAAAGTTACTTGGTTGAACTTTCTGTTTTGGCACCATCTGGACAAGATGCTATTGGTGAAGATATGAGAATATTTGCTGAACAGCTACGACCTTTAGTACagttagaaaaaattgattacaaaAGACTGGGTaatattatgtaa